A genomic segment from Candidatus Brocadia sinica JPN1 encodes:
- the cas3 gene encoding CRISPR-associated helicase Cas3' translates to MEYTQFQKHVINKLKDGKSLLLVAPTGLGKTLAVTGDIQDGFCKMVYAVPLRSLGKGIQKEISSLNRNGKQIPAVIHHGDIQESKLFGEEVVITTYDQVVCAVPGLPLSLPLKAGHAVAGALLMSRLILDETHLAWSISDKALSILLAIIDFRQKLGLQTIVLTATLPKSVVSIISNQLGLESVIVGEGEVVEDEGLQLRENHRKVTISTLELKNKGKGEDKKLDWQQLDDRLKNTQEKRIYFANTVERLQETYGRLIKADVSADKIIVLHNRMPRSWRADAEERAYACFGKGSQDGDWILLTNQVAEAGLDISAPLVISDPAPVDTLVQRAGRCGRWFRNGEAKGQFIVLKATKTEIEKLSLPYKSALVMAALEYLPADQLLTWTTEQSWVNQAWGGDSKKAVESVEESLNETTFALNLFDRAAQEQKPGEIAGVFREILSLEVAIEEGESVHIDDLAQRDLQFMLMQGKHPETSSISLGSAWGLIRKAPGKCVVVRHNEDGELIITPTDSVRLGDILIVPSSVAYLHRTKGLCFVKDESEMQDAILNSNWLDKRERTEESFKKEGGKLQTLCDHTAGVMEKVHQRFTENGMYRKTLIKILQFLEPDKDANALADVVVMLSIIAAGFHDLGKADKRWQEKAVKIQGKHISELIGRTSKTGDSIGIPHTPPGYNAMIKASDLLIGSLGSSEYLIRSIALSAVRHHSSFLNPSQVRYHFEPHLQTDNFIKDVLKAVSDSETILNQSGEILEAAKKTPSPEDVPLLLPNVDLFPIYALVGRAILLADREDAAGEDLEMWREEL, encoded by the coding sequence ATGGAGTATACGCAATTTCAGAAGCATGTAATTAACAAATTGAAAGACGGTAAGTCGCTGCTTCTTGTTGCTCCAACAGGCTTAGGGAAAACGCTTGCCGTTACAGGTGATATCCAGGATGGTTTTTGTAAAATGGTTTATGCCGTTCCTTTGAGGTCACTTGGCAAGGGAATTCAAAAAGAGATTTCCAGCCTGAACCGAAATGGTAAGCAGATACCAGCTGTTATCCATCACGGAGATATTCAGGAAAGTAAGTTGTTCGGTGAGGAGGTTGTCATTACAACCTATGATCAGGTTGTTTGTGCTGTCCCTGGCTTGCCTCTCAGTCTTCCACTAAAAGCAGGACATGCCGTAGCAGGGGCATTGCTGATGTCGCGTCTGATCTTGGATGAAACTCATTTGGCTTGGAGTATCTCTGATAAAGCTCTATCAATTTTACTGGCTATCATAGATTTTAGACAAAAACTTGGTTTGCAAACTATAGTGCTTACAGCCACTTTGCCAAAATCCGTGGTATCAATAATTTCCAACCAATTGGGTTTGGAATCGGTTATCGTGGGTGAAGGAGAGGTTGTAGAAGATGAAGGGCTTCAACTCCGTGAAAATCACAGAAAAGTTACTATCTCAACGCTTGAACTGAAAAACAAAGGAAAGGGTGAGGATAAGAAGCTTGACTGGCAGCAACTTGATGACAGATTGAAAAATACTCAGGAGAAAAGGATATACTTTGCGAATACAGTAGAGCGACTGCAAGAAACCTATGGCCGATTGATAAAGGCCGATGTAAGTGCCGATAAAATTATTGTTCTCCACAATCGTATGCCTCGGTCATGGCGGGCTGATGCAGAGGAGAGGGCGTATGCTTGTTTTGGGAAGGGATCGCAGGATGGTGATTGGATTTTGCTGACAAATCAAGTTGCGGAAGCAGGTCTTGACATTTCCGCTCCATTAGTCATTTCTGACCCTGCGCCTGTGGACACTCTGGTGCAAAGGGCTGGACGATGCGGAAGATGGTTCAGAAACGGTGAAGCCAAAGGGCAGTTCATTGTTTTAAAGGCGACTAAAACGGAAATAGAAAAATTGTCCTTGCCTTATAAATCGGCGTTAGTCATGGCCGCTTTAGAATATCTTCCGGCAGATCAACTACTTACTTGGACAACTGAACAATCATGGGTAAATCAGGCTTGGGGCGGTGATTCTAAAAAAGCTGTCGAATCAGTAGAAGAATCGCTGAATGAAACAACCTTTGCCTTAAACCTTTTCGACCGTGCCGCACAGGAGCAGAAACCCGGCGAGATTGCAGGCGTATTCAGGGAGATTCTATCTTTGGAAGTTGCTATCGAAGAGGGCGAGTCGGTGCACATAGACGACTTGGCGCAGCGTGATCTGCAATTTATGCTCATGCAAGGTAAACACCCTGAAACATCTTCTATTTCTCTTGGCAGCGCATGGGGGTTAATAAGGAAAGCGCCGGGCAAGTGCGTTGTAGTTCGGCATAACGAAGATGGAGAATTAATTATCACACCGACTGATTCCGTTAGACTTGGCGATATCTTGATTGTTCCTTCATCTGTAGCCTATCTGCACAGAACTAAAGGACTGTGTTTCGTCAAAGATGAAAGTGAAATGCAAGATGCAATTCTTAACAGCAATTGGCTGGATAAGAGGGAAAGAACGGAAGAATCTTTTAAGAAAGAAGGCGGAAAGCTGCAAACCCTTTGTGACCATACCGCCGGTGTTATGGAAAAAGTTCATCAGCGTTTTACGGAAAATGGCATGTATCGTAAGACACTTATAAAGATTCTTCAATTTCTCGAGCCTGATAAAGATGCTAACGCTCTTGCTGATGTCGTTGTAATGTTGAGTATCATTGCTGCCGGCTTTCACGACTTGGGAAAGGCGGATAAGAGATGGCAGGAGAAAGCTGTAAAAATTCAGGGTAAACACATTTCGGAACTTATTGGCCGCACTTCAAAAACCGGAGATTCTATAGGTATCCCACATACACCGCCTGGGTATAACGCCATGATAAAAGCCTCTGATTTATTGATTGGCTCTCTTGGTTCGTCTGAATATCTAATCCGCTCTATTGCGCTGTCTGCGGTCCGCCACCATTCAAGCTTTTTGAATCCGTCTCAAGTAAGGTATCATTTTGAACCTCATCTGCAAACAGATAACT
- a CDS encoding four helix bundle protein, whose translation MYFEDLEVWKLARGLTNKIYKVTSNGAFSKDYGLRDQIRRASVSVMSNISEGHERGGNQEFIQFLSIAKGSSGEVRSQIYVALDQGYVGENECKRLIDDFKKLSIMINNFMEHLKGSRYKGPKYKMPERKSTKETLDEIMKKIKAKNDLEV comes from the coding sequence ATGTACTTCGAAGACCTTGAAGTCTGGAAATTAGCAAGAGGATTGACGAATAAGATTTACAAAGTTACATCCAACGGTGCATTTTCAAAAGATTATGGACTAAGAGATCAAATCCGTCGTGCCTCTGTTTCAGTCATGTCAAACATATCTGAAGGACACGAACGAGGAGGCAATCAGGAGTTTATCCAATTTTTATCGATTGCAAAAGGATCAAGCGGAGAAGTGCGCAGTCAGATATACGTTGCTTTGGATCAAGGCTATGTTGGTGAGAATGAATGTAAGCGATTAATTGACGACTTTAAAAAACTGTCAATTATGATAAATAACTTCATGGAACACCTGAAAGGCAGCCGGTATAAAGGCCCAAAGTATAAAATGCCAGAGCGAAAAAGTACGAAAGAAACGCTAGATGAAATAATGAAGAAGATTAAAGCAAAAAATGATTTAGAAGTTTAA
- a CDS encoding AAA family ATPase encodes MKEIFPIIHIIGLPGAGKTTLGKRLSKKLNLPVFQIGNYRSKYPATPLGKADAWLALYYDLSRQRWRNCILETTGLNCRESFLKTALPLLQRVTVKLEAQRKILYERIQKKKKDEQGGEWLFSKNYRDKYEFVKKLFKDFRKVSADIRIDTTKLNQDEVYKTVMEKLKWYRI; translated from the coding sequence ATGAAGGAAATTTTTCCAATCATCCACATTATCGGTTTGCCAGGTGCCGGGAAAACCACTCTGGGAAAAAGATTATCAAAGAAGTTGAATCTGCCGGTATTTCAGATTGGTAATTACCGTTCAAAATATCCTGCAACGCCTCTTGGTAAAGCCGATGCATGGCTTGCGCTCTATTACGATCTATCCAGGCAAAGGTGGAGAAATTGCATCTTGGAAACTACGGGCTTGAACTGTAGAGAATCATTTCTGAAAACAGCCCTCCCGCTGTTGCAAAGGGTGACGGTAAAATTAGAGGCGCAGAGGAAGATTCTCTATGAAAGGATTCAGAAGAAAAAGAAAGACGAGCAAGGCGGCGAGTGGTTATTTAGCAAAAATTACCGGGATAAATACGAGTTTGTAAAAAAGTTATTTAAGGATTTCAGGAAGGTATCCGCCGATATTCGGATTGATACAACAAAACTTAACCAGGATGAAGTCTATAAAACGGTTATGGAAAAATTAAAGTGGTATAGAATTTAA
- the cas6 gene encoding CRISPR-associated endoribonuclease Cas6 — protein sequence MRIKIILSADKSGIIDFNYQHQLQAIIYEFLSKSNPDYSSWLHEQGYVYKNDKRFKFFVFSGITFHKQIKIISSNCLNGLHGLNCSEGFSFKASQTNPFTFSFQIASPVDKFIQHLIDGIFREGNEITLGRQQVTIHRVETLPDPLNSLNSLNGSSGLSDLNRLNGSIGLNLRPLESPIFIKKPMPYGQHDVFLFPGDEDYKELLNQNLIHKYNTLYGKPFEGEPLKFDFHAIKGKSVKQFTIFKKGLDGSTKPINIKGTLQSFTVTGPKELIRIGLECGFGQNNSMGCGYVEMNRDGQDRQDNFVKTQYLASLKQR from the coding sequence ATGAGAATAAAAATAATCCTCTCAGCAGATAAATCCGGCATCATTGACTTCAACTATCAACATCAGCTACAAGCCATTATTTACGAATTTTTGTCTAAATCGAATCCTGATTATTCCTCATGGCTGCATGAGCAAGGTTACGTCTATAAAAACGATAAACGATTCAAGTTCTTTGTATTTTCCGGTATCACATTCCACAAGCAAATCAAGATCATCAGTTCAAACTGCTTAAACGGCTTACACGGTTTGAACTGTTCTGAAGGTTTTTCATTCAAAGCTTCTCAAACCAATCCCTTTACCTTTTCTTTTCAGATCGCATCCCCGGTCGATAAATTCATCCAGCACTTAATAGACGGTATCTTCCGGGAAGGAAATGAAATAACCCTGGGGCGACAGCAGGTAACTATTCACAGGGTAGAAACCCTTCCGGATCCTTTGAACAGTTTAAACAGTTTAAACGGTTCAAGCGGCTTAAGCGATTTAAACCGCTTGAACGGATCGATCGGTTTGAATTTACGCCCCTTAGAATCTCCCATCTTCATCAAAAAACCCATGCCATACGGCCAGCATGATGTCTTCTTATTTCCGGGAGACGAAGATTATAAAGAACTCCTAAACCAAAACCTCATTCACAAATACAATACCCTCTATGGCAAACCTTTTGAAGGCGAACCGTTGAAATTCGATTTCCATGCTATCAAGGGAAAATCCGTGAAACAGTTTACCATCTTTAAGAAGGGATTGGACGGCAGCACAAAACCCATCAACATAAAAGGGACATTACAATCCTTTACCGTAACCGGGCCAAAAGAATTGATCCGGATCGGCCTTGAGTGCGGTTTTGGACAGAATAACAGCATGGGATGCGGATATGTGGAAATGAACAGGGATGGACAGGATAGACAGGATAACTTTGTAAAGACGCAATATCTTGCGTCTTTGAAACAGAGATAG
- the eno gene encoding phosphopyruvate hydratase, with amino-acid sequence MTTICCIKSREILDSRGNPTVEVDVILQDGTMGRADVPSGASTGKREALELRDGDKPSRYMGKGVQTAVKNVNEIIAHKLEGMDATRQVEIDNLLLSLDGTKNKEKLGANALLGVSLAVAKAAANALCLPLYRYIGGTNAKVLPVPMMNILNGGKHADNNLDIQEFMIMPIHADSFAEALRMGAEVFHNLRSVLKSKGYNTNVGDEGGFAPNLKTNEEAFDLILEAIKKAGYTAGKDIYLALDPAASEFYKDGKYVLRAEGGAKKTSDEMIDLFAKFSGKYPVCSIEDGLAEEDWDGWKRLTEKLGDKIQLVGDDIFVTNAEILTKGIEQKVGNSILIKVNQIGTLTETLNAIELAKMNGYSTVISHRSGETEDTTIADIAVATNAGQIKTGSLCRTDRICKYNQLLRIEEDLSDNAIYGGKLCKMST; translated from the coding sequence GTGACTACCATATGTTGTATCAAATCACGAGAAATTTTGGATTCCAGGGGAAATCCTACCGTAGAAGTAGACGTGATCTTGCAGGACGGAACAATGGGTCGCGCCGATGTTCCATCCGGCGCATCCACGGGAAAGCGGGAGGCGCTGGAACTTCGGGATGGCGACAAGCCGTCACGCTATATGGGTAAAGGTGTGCAGACTGCCGTTAAAAACGTAAATGAAATTATTGCACACAAGCTTGAGGGAATGGATGCTACCAGACAGGTCGAGATTGACAACCTTTTGCTCTCTTTAGATGGAACAAAAAACAAGGAGAAACTGGGCGCTAATGCTCTTTTGGGTGTTTCTTTAGCTGTGGCCAAGGCAGCAGCAAACGCCCTGTGTCTTCCACTCTACCGATACATTGGCGGAACGAATGCCAAGGTACTGCCTGTGCCCATGATGAATATTTTAAATGGCGGTAAGCATGCAGATAACAATCTGGATATCCAGGAGTTTATGATCATGCCCATCCATGCGGACAGCTTTGCAGAGGCGTTACGCATGGGCGCCGAGGTCTTTCACAACCTCCGTTCTGTATTGAAGTCAAAAGGATACAACACCAACGTGGGTGACGAAGGTGGCTTTGCCCCAAACCTCAAAACCAACGAAGAGGCCTTTGACCTGATTCTTGAAGCAATTAAAAAAGCCGGTTATACGGCAGGTAAGGATATCTACCTGGCGCTGGACCCAGCCGCCAGTGAGTTTTATAAGGATGGTAAATATGTGTTACGGGCAGAAGGTGGCGCAAAAAAGACCAGTGACGAGATGATCGACCTCTTTGCGAAATTTTCAGGTAAATACCCTGTCTGCAGTATAGAAGACGGCCTTGCAGAAGAAGACTGGGATGGTTGGAAAAGATTAACGGAAAAATTGGGAGACAAAATCCAGCTTGTTGGTGATGATATCTTTGTAACGAACGCAGAAATCCTGACAAAGGGGATTGAACAAAAAGTAGGGAATTCCATCCTGATCAAGGTCAACCAGATCGGTACCCTCACCGAGACCCTCAATGCCATAGAACTGGCAAAAATGAATGGATATTCCACCGTTATTTCACACCGTTCAGGGGAAACAGAGGATACGACTATTGCCGACATTGCCGTGGCAACGAATGCAGGTCAAATTAAAACAGGTTCTCTCTGCAGAACCGATCGGATATGTAAATACAATCAACTCTTACGTATTGAAGAAGATCTCTCGGACAATGCAATTTACGGAGGCAAATTATGCAAAATGTCAACGTAG
- a CDS encoding FtsB family cell division protein, whose amino-acid sequence MQNVNVDVHGSNNYHIPSPGLLALPPGKPEREKLFGKDSYWGKFVVMVSITSCVVILFSSIISKTRQERIHMLEIKKVLEKQASQLEAVNLELEKEYSALKSDPVRIEKEARELLGYTGKDEVFYEKYRFRIKSTDKKEPLKTAAQNRWITFLFDGPFPWQFPAFIILVTAACYLISYHYEYRKLHRSNC is encoded by the coding sequence ATGCAAAATGTCAACGTAGACGTCCATGGCAGCAATAATTATCACATACCTTCTCCTGGCTTATTGGCATTACCTCCCGGTAAACCCGAGAGGGAAAAATTATTTGGGAAAGATTCGTATTGGGGTAAATTTGTCGTGATGGTGTCTATAACGTCCTGCGTGGTAATTTTGTTTTCCTCGATAATCAGCAAGACCAGACAAGAGAGAATCCATATGCTGGAAATAAAAAAGGTGCTTGAGAAACAGGCATCGCAGCTTGAGGCTGTGAATTTGGAGCTAGAAAAGGAATATTCCGCCCTGAAGAGCGACCCTGTCCGCATCGAAAAAGAAGCGCGGGAGCTCCTGGGATACACCGGGAAAGATGAGGTTTTTTATGAAAAATATCGTTTCCGTATTAAAAGCACCGATAAGAAGGAACCCTTAAAAACAGCCGCGCAAAATCGATGGATAACGTTTCTCTTTGATGGGCCATTTCCGTGGCAGTTTCCAGCCTTTATTATTCTTGTTACCGCTGCCTGTTATTTAATTTCATACCACTATGAATATAGAAAACTACATCGATCAAATTGCTAA
- a CDS encoding glutamate-5-semialdehyde dehydrogenase produces the protein MNIENYIDQIAKNAKSASRVIASASTVTKNAALNNIADGIISSAATLITENEKDLMAAQKAGLSGAILDRLRLTEGRIKGMAEGVRQIVNLADPVGELIQGNTRPNGLQIQKIRVPIGVVVIIYESRPNVTADAAALCLKAGNAVILRGGKESIHSNIAIYRILTSALEKAGLDKRCIQLVEVIEREAIDYLLKADQYVDVVIPRGGEALIRTVVEKSTIPVIKHYKGVCHTYVDEFANLKMAEEICLNAKVQRPATCNAMETMLVHEKIAPILLPGIAKKLQDAGVEIRGCNQTCSILDNIKQATEDDYYNEYLDLILNVKVVHTIDDAITHITKYGSNHSDAIVTDNFNNAMKFTREVDSAAVYVNASTRFTDGYEFGMGAEIGISTDKLHARGPMGLEELTSYKFVVFGNGQLRK, from the coding sequence ATGAATATAGAAAACTACATCGATCAAATTGCTAAAAATGCAAAATCGGCATCACGCGTTATTGCCTCTGCCAGCACTGTTACAAAAAATGCAGCACTGAACAATATTGCTGATGGCATTATCTCTTCTGCTGCCACACTCATAACCGAGAATGAAAAAGACCTTATGGCTGCGCAAAAGGCAGGACTTTCCGGAGCCATTCTCGACAGACTTCGTCTTACCGAAGGCCGAATCAAGGGTATGGCCGAAGGGGTCAGGCAGATTGTGAATCTTGCCGACCCTGTCGGTGAACTCATACAGGGAAACACCCGCCCAAATGGTCTGCAAATTCAAAAAATACGCGTACCCATTGGCGTCGTCGTTATTATTTATGAATCCAGGCCCAACGTGACTGCCGATGCGGCGGCATTATGTCTGAAGGCAGGTAATGCGGTCATCCTGCGTGGCGGGAAGGAGTCTATCCACTCAAACATTGCTATTTACAGGATACTTACATCCGCACTGGAAAAGGCCGGTTTGGACAAACGATGCATTCAGCTCGTGGAGGTTATCGAACGTGAGGCTATTGACTATTTACTCAAAGCGGACCAATATGTGGACGTCGTTATTCCCAGAGGCGGCGAAGCCCTTATTCGCACGGTAGTGGAAAAATCCACCATCCCTGTCATCAAACATTACAAAGGGGTCTGCCATACCTATGTGGATGAATTTGCAAATCTCAAAATGGCAGAGGAGATTTGCCTTAATGCAAAGGTGCAACGCCCTGCCACCTGTAATGCCATGGAAACCATGCTGGTACACGAAAAGATCGCGCCAATACTTTTGCCGGGTATAGCAAAAAAATTGCAGGATGCCGGAGTAGAAATCCGGGGCTGTAACCAGACATGCAGCATTTTAGACAATATAAAACAAGCTACTGAAGACGATTATTACAATGAATATCTTGACCTGATCCTTAATGTAAAAGTCGTACATACAATAGATGATGCTATTACTCACATAACTAAATATGGGTCGAACCATTCCGATGCAATTGTCACAGACAATTTCAACAATGCCATGAAATTTACCAGAGAGGTGGATTCTGCGGCTGTGTACGTCAATGCCTCTACGCGTTTTACTGACGGCTACGAATTTGGCATGGGCGCAGAGATTGGCATTAGCACCGACAAACTTCACGCCCGGGGGCCCATGGGTCTTGAAGAACTCACGTCATATAAATTCGTAGTCTTTGGGAATGGGCAGTTGAGGAAGTAA
- a CDS encoding aldo/keto reductase — translation MTLKKNNFTNRRNFLKGTFTVALGLSFTKNLHHDFPVDLVSFTTTEDKDEGVPKRRLGKTDKMVSILCAGGYHIGRMQDERYAIRMIHAALDEGVNFFDSAWSYNKGDSERRLGKALKDRRNEAFIMTKSRGRDKTVAMNELHESLKRLQTEYLDLWQFHDVQTMEDVDTLFREKGAIETALQAKQEGKILHVGFTGHRSPTALVKIIQKYHHLIETVQIPVNLVDPHYLSFILQVVPEAVKYDIGILAMKTVANGVLLEDNVASVKECLYFAWSQPISSLVSGMDSIEQLKENVTFARQFKNLSEKDQSELLARTGPFGGIKREFYKHPSDTWRIYPTRPLH, via the coding sequence ATGACACTGAAGAAAAATAACTTTACCAATCGCAGGAATTTTCTTAAAGGTACTTTCACCGTTGCCCTGGGTCTGAGTTTTACAAAGAATTTGCATCATGATTTTCCTGTAGATCTGGTTTCTTTTACAACAACAGAGGATAAAGACGAAGGTGTGCCTAAACGTCGTCTGGGTAAAACAGACAAGATGGTTTCCATCCTCTGTGCAGGAGGTTACCATATTGGTCGAATGCAGGACGAACGTTACGCCATCCGGATGATTCATGCCGCCCTTGATGAAGGGGTTAATTTTTTCGATTCGGCCTGGAGTTACAATAAGGGTGACAGTGAGAGACGTCTTGGAAAGGCGTTAAAAGACCGGCGAAACGAGGCATTTATCATGACCAAGAGTCGTGGACGGGACAAGACCGTAGCAATGAATGAATTGCACGAGAGCCTCAAACGATTACAAACCGAGTACCTCGATTTGTGGCAGTTCCATGATGTGCAAACGATGGAGGATGTAGATACCCTTTTTAGGGAAAAGGGGGCCATTGAGACGGCCCTTCAGGCTAAGCAAGAAGGAAAGATCCTGCATGTGGGGTTTACCGGGCATCGGAGCCCGACAGCGCTCGTAAAAATCATCCAAAAGTACCACCACCTTATTGAAACAGTACAGATACCCGTGAATCTTGTGGACCCACATTATTTGAGTTTTATTTTGCAAGTCGTTCCGGAGGCTGTGAAATACGATATTGGAATTCTCGCAATGAAAACTGTCGCAAATGGTGTGCTCCTGGAAGATAACGTGGCTTCGGTAAAAGAGTGTTTATACTTTGCCTGGAGTCAGCCCATCAGTAGTTTAGTTTCAGGTATGGATAGTATTGAACAATTGAAAGAGAATGTAACTTTTGCACGCCAGTTCAAGAATCTTTCGGAAAAAGACCAGTCTGAACTGCTCGCCCGAACGGGGCCTTTTGGCGGAATCAAGAGAGAGTTTTACAAACATCCCTCTGATACCTGGCGCATTTATCCCACCCGGCCGCTGCATTAG